A genomic window from Haliaeetus albicilla chromosome 10, bHalAlb1.1, whole genome shotgun sequence includes:
- the TRAFD1 gene encoding TRAF-type zinc finger domain-containing protein 1 isoform X2, with amino-acid sequence MAIAAVSEAETRLCGNCKKDIPAANFIIHEIHCSRNIEVCHYCSESVPKSEMKNHIESEHVQVTCKCRMKIENSLLKDHEASACLLRPALCQYCDIQLTFDKLQDHEIYCGARTETCGGCGHNIMVKDLKEHPQVCGQEVKQLRGSRTVPRFEDEDADLHALQDIRNRLRSEDELEQLERNENIHSSLYEDWNTDLDYVLALSLQNENNPHNNTAAEIPNDFWENYYTKESVPSACLNETDKSNIFSCDSLVAFSPSKHIKNNEIIMLPCEFCEELYPAEDLILHQTGCNPASAFASFSKRSSPNPREHDGLRALGSKSCRSCSSSQPQAVQAEGNIMIPCEFCGIQLEEETLFHHQHHCDLRPASPAASFPAQQLLSPQANGERRESPELARRRIRHQGDVSPQCAEGFGQQRLGYPALGTKSPSNTANTRNAPLSSSVRASDAPDLRGKPRKVAGNEGRPKNRGASGSAGGTTPRVRPTQNFHSEAFTSSFSRTSPAQPSTSNGGGKNLGMSDSPVSFRRRNTKAKAQSPASGHPEEE; translated from the exons CAAAAAGGATATTCCTGCTGCTAATTTCATCATTCATGAAATCCACTGTAGCAGAAATATTGAAGTATGCCACTACTGCAGTGAATCAGTCCCAAAATCTGAGATGAAGAATCATATTGAGTCTGAACATGTGCAG GTTACCTGCAAGTGTAGGATGAAGATAGAAAACAGTCTCTTGAAGGATCATGAG gcGTCAGCATGCCTTCTGCGTCCTGCCCTCTGCCAGTACTGTGACATACAGCTTACTTTCGACAAGCTCCAGGACCATGAAATTTACTGTGGAGCTAGGACTGAGACATGTGGTGGGTGCGGTCATAACATCATGGTGAAAGATCTAAAAGAGCATCCTCAAGTCTGTGGGCAAGAGGTGAAACAATTAAGAGGAAGCAGAACAGTGCCTCGCTTTGAGGATGAGGATGCAGATTTGCATGCCCTTCAAGACATTAGAAACCGACTAAGATCAG AGGATGAACTGGAGCAGTtggagagaaatgaaaacattcattCTTCCCTTTATGAAGACTGGAATACTGATTTAGACTACGTGTTGGCTCTTAGCCTACAAAATGAGAATAATCCTCACAATAATACTGCAGCTGAAATTCCCAATGACTTCTGGGAAAACTACTACACCAAAGAGTCTGTGCCATCTGCCTGTCTTAATGAAACAGACAAGTCAAATATCTTCTCCTGTGACTCTTTAGTGGCTTTTAGCCCATCAAAGCACATAAAAA ACAATGAGATCATCATGTTGCCGTGTGAATTTTGTGAGGAGCTCTACCCTGCCGAAGATCTGATTCTTCACCAG ACAGGTTGTAACCCAGCAAGTGCCTTTGCCTCGTTCAGTAAAAGAAGTTCTCCAAATCCACGAGAACATGATGGTCTGCGTGCTCTTGGGTCCAAAAGCTGTAGGTCTTGCTCTTCATCCCAGCCCCAAGCTGTCCAGGCAGAAGGAAACATTATGATTCCGTGTGAATTTTGTGGCATCCAACTAGAAGAGGAGACACTCTTTCATCATCAG CACCATTGTGATCTGCGGccagccagcccagcagccagctttccagctcagcagctgctgtctCCTCAAGCCAACGGAGAGAGAAGAGAATCACCAGAGCTGGCTCGGAGACGAATCAGGCATCAAG GAGATGTTTCTCCTCAGTGCGCAGAAGGCTTTGGGCAGCAGAGGCTCGGCTATCCTGCACTAGGGACCAAGTCACCGAGTAATACCGCAAACACCAGGAACGCACCATTGTCTTCTTCAGTGAGAGCTAGCGATGCTCCTGACTTGAGAGGGAAGCCCAGGAAGGTGGCTGGCAACGAGGGAAGACCGAAGAACAGAGGTGCAAGTGGATCTGCAGGTGGGACAACGCCACGTGTGAGACCTACTCAGAACTTTCATTCAGAAGCCTTCACATCCAGCTTCTCGAGAACTTCTCCAGCCCAACCAAG CACCAGCAACGGAGGAGGAAAGAACCTTGGGATGTCGGATAGTCCTGTCAGCTTCAGGCGCAGGAACACAAAG GCAAAAGCCCAGAGCCCAGCATCTGGACATCCAGAGGAGGAGTGA